aactacatttttcaaagtgctttcccATCATTTTGGCTCTTGTAAAGATATTCACATCAAATGGTGTGGCAGTTCCTAAacaattaaacatagaattacaatatgatccagcaattacatttatgtatatatatccaaaagtaAAAGTGGGACTCAGATATTTGTATACCGATGTTCATAGCAGAATAGTATTCACAGTAGCCCAAAGGTAGAAGCAATCCAGCAATCCAAGAGTCATTGACTGATGAATGCACACACAAAATGAGGTAtgtacacacagtggaatattattcagccttaaaaaggaaggcagttctgacacatgctacaaaatggatgaatcttgaagacattatactaagtgaaataagccagtcacagaaggacaaatacagtatgattctatttatacgGGTTATCTGGAGTtgtcaaattcataaagacaggaGCTAGAAAAGTGGTTGTCaggagctggggggaggggagatgggggcGTTACTGTTAATGGTTGAAGTGGTTCAGTTTGGAAGGATGTAAAAGTTCTGGAGACGGATTGTGATGTTGGTTGCACAAtaatgtaaatgtacttaatgccacttaaaagtggttaaaatggtaagttttaagttatatatattttaccacaataaaaaatatattcatgttaGCTGTAGATCATAAGGATGATTAATGGCATTTATATAGAACACAGATCTAATTTAATATATTGATATCACAAATTGGTCTTTTAAAAGATGAACTCATTTCCTCAGTCTAATATTCTAATCAGATAAATGTGCTATTGTGGTAACCACATGTGTTGCAATATATAGCCTTAGTTTGctacctcttttcttttttgtgccaACAGGAAAATCAAGAGGAACTGGGTCTGTGGGAggagaaatttgaaaattttgtgGATGTCAAAGTTAATGGTACAGTTAAAATTGGTGTGGTGTTCTTTCCAAAATAGCCAAAAGTTTCTATCTAAAAGTCCCTTGAGCTTTGGCCCCTAAACACCTGACTTCTGTAAGATGAACAGAAATCTCATAGTTGGGACCACTATTCTTCAGTAATGCATTGCAATAGAGAGATAGCGTATGACTTGTGGGGAGTGTAAGAGAAATATAGGCCTCATGAAGCTTCTGGTCTCGTAGAGGGACTTAGGTCAGCATATTGCTTGCACTCTTCAGTGAATCAATTGCAAATTCTACATTCTGTTTTTATGAGAGTCAGGTGATGAAAAACCCAGCTCATTAGCTCCAACATTTcaagccagtggttctcagcctttTCCAGGCCTTCCCACTATTGATGTGAGTGTCAAGTGACCATCTATGACATTTCTCACTACACTTAGTGATGAGGGGGGACTTAGGGAATGTAGGTGGCAGGGAGGGAATTTGTCTCTTTAGGAGATAACTTTTCAAATACATGGGGCTTGTTTAGTGGGAAAAAATACtcacttttctccttcttcctccctacCCTGTAGAGTAACAGACCTTCTCTTAACTCCTTGAGAATCTCTGATCTAGCATCTATTTCTATAGCCTAGTATAATGATCAGGACAACAGTGTATCCCAAAGTTATAAATAAGGGAACCCTAAGGCTCTCTTTATGTAGCATTATAATCCTTTCTGTATCTTATCTATAGCAACCCCTTTCCATAAACTCCTCCAAATAAGGACCATTTGATGTCAAATACTTTTACCCAAGGGTAAATTGAAATCAGTGTTCTCTCTCCTAGTTACTTTCATTTTTCCCATATCtctaaaataattgttaaatgaaGGACTTTGTCTTtggttaaaagaaatttttatatcTACAATCACAAGGAAGGGGGTGTATATTGAGGAGCTAGAAAAGGTACTCCTGGTGCCCTTGACCTCACAGTTCCTGTATGCAGTAAGAATGAACAATCAGGCAGAAGACACCCAGTCTTTCATCTGGCAAGCATTAAAAGTGCTCACTACCCTCTTCTTCCTAAAGCAAATAAGTATGCAATATAGTTCAggaaaatttagggaaaaaaatctaaaactttgTAATCATATTTTACAGATAGAAAAGAAATACACTGTAAATGTGGGAAAACAGAATTGTAGTGCACAGCTAAGAAAACTAATAAGTGACCAGAACTTTGCTTTCTGCATTTTTTGTATCCCCACAACACctgaatacaataaaatacaGAGAGTCAGCATATGTGATTGAGTAGGGCCAGCTCAGGTCTCTTGATCCATAGTCTAGTCATCTTGATATTCTTATAGTTAACTGAATCTCATCAATTGACTGTCCCATTGAGAAGCAAAACTCAGTCACTCCCCTGGTCCCTGTAGGTCCTGCCTCCATTGGTTTGGATTTCTCTTTGCATGGTTTTGAGCATCTCTACGGAATCCCGCAACATGCTGAATCACACCAACTTAAAAACACAAGGTAAAGTGAAAAGAATTCTTACAGGAAGCTCTGGTTTCTGGACTggaaaagtttgaaaagaaaatatgtgtgaTATCTGAGTCAGTGCTAATATGGGCCTGGCCTTTCCCTCTTTGATAGTGCTTGTagatctttaagaatttccctttAACGATCACTCAGAgcaatggttttcatttttattttgtttttcagcatAAGTTAGACAATTATAAAAATTGCAATGCTGAACTTAATAGTATAGAAGACATAAAAACATggagctgagtgactgagcatgcacacactcatggTTGAAGTAGCAGGAAGATCTTTGTTACATCATCTTCCCAGGTTTTGCTTTTGTCTCTCAGTTCCTTTCTGGGGAACCCTGGGAAATATACTGTGAAGATCAGTGACCTTGAAAAAGGCTTTTACTAAAAAAGGACAGTGAGCTAGAGTGGAAAAGTTTGGCATCTCATATCACTTTGGATTCCCTTGGGGAGATTATTTCCAACTAACACCATTGACCAAAAAATGCCAGAGGTATCAGACAAAGAGGTAGCAGAACTGAAAGAGTCTGGTCAAATTTGCCAGATTCAGATGCTGTTTCAATGATAGGTAGACATAGTGACAAGTGAATCAGAAACTGTGTTGCTCTCACACCAACCTGAGCACCATGCTTCCTACCTCAATTCAGTTCCTAATCTTTCCTTATTCAGCACTGTGGGGGCATGTTAGGACACTATCATTTTGTTTTAGTGACAGAGAAATACTCACCAAATCTGTCAATTTAGTTTTTGCATGCTTTTACTGTGGAAGATTCATAGGAAACGGTCCTCACCTCACAAGAGATACTCAGAAAAGATATCTAAGATATGAGATACACATGCCAATAGTAGCATGAATAAATGCCAAAGGAATCAAAGGAAGAGGATCATATTCAGCCAGAATGAGTCAGGAAACCTTTAGAGAAGTGGTCAAGAGTTGAGCTTTGAAAGGTGTATAGGACCCAAGTCTTTGCAGGggaagtaagtaagtgttagtcactcagtcgtgcctgattctttgcaaccctatgaactgcagcctaccaggctcctctgcccatgagattttccaggctaggatactgaagtgggtcgccatttccttctccagaggatgtttccaacccagggatcaaacctgggtctcctgcactgcaggcagattctttaccgactaagctacaagggaagctttgCAGGGGAGAATGGAGCTATAATATTCATTAATAATATATACATGATGGTCATTTGTAATCCTTCTTTGTATGTTTCAGTGATGGTGATGCTTACCGTCTTTATAACCTAGATGTCTATGGATATAAAATACATGACAAAATGGGCATTTATGGTTCAGTGCCTTATCTCCTGGCCCACAAACTGGGCAGAACTCTAGGCATTTTTTGGCTAAATGCCTCAGAAACACTAGTGGAGATCAAAACAGAACCTGCTGTAAAGGTGAGCTACGGATCATGACTGCATACCATACTTACAGAAGAGACAAAACTAATGAAAGTAATCATAGTTCAGGGGTTTCTAGTGGCAGTCCTCTGCCGCTAGTCTTTACAGTATAACTAGTGAGGGCTATTGGTATATACAAAGGAGCAGACCGTTACACACATATGGGTGGGTCTTGTGGGTTAGAGGAACATTTTTCAGACTTTCATTCCATTCCTTTTTCAGTACACACTGACCCAGATGGGCCCAGTTGCTGCTAAACAAAAGGTTGGGTCTCGAACTGATGTGCACTGGATGTCAGAGAGTGGAATCATTGATGTTTTTCTGTTGACAGGACCTACTCCTTCTGATGTCTTCAAGCAGTATTCATACCTTACAGGTACTTGCATGTGGAAATGCCAGTTTCTTGTTCCATTGTATTTCCTCTAAACCATGTAGAATCACTGTAAATTAACATTTGTTGCACATGATATAGCATTTATAAACAACTTGCCCAAGCTTTTTAAGAAGCAAGCATTTATCCTTCCACTTTCATCCCATTCAGTATCTCATCCCATTCCCTTTAATCAGTGGAATGGTTAAACATTCCACTGGGGCTGGTAATCTCCACTCTCTAGCCACTAATGTTCAACCATCTGCCTTCCTTGGAGCCTTAAAGGTTCCTGGGCTTTCTTTACCTTTAACCCCTTTAATCCCTGGGCTTTCTCTACCTTTATCTCAGTAACCAGTATCCCAATCTGAACTTTTATATGTTCTCTTCTCCATTTAAATATACCACTGGGATTAGCACTAAagcatttttatctttaaaagatatgAGATCATTTTGattaatgcagaaaaagcatttgacaaaatctaacactatttcatgataaaaaaaaacattcagaAGGCTAGGAGTAACAAGAAGCTTCCTCCACATGATAAAAGGCATTTATGAAAAATTCATAGCTATCCTCATACTCAATTCTGAAAGATTGCAAGgtttcccctaagatcagaaacaagatgaGGTTTCCCACTTTCACCACTGCTAGTGAACATTGTAGTTGAAGTTCCAGCCagagaaattaggcaagaaaaagaaataaaaaccatccAACTTTGAAAGGAAAATGTAAGATTATCTCTATTCACAGACAATGCGATACTATATGATacaaaatcccaaagaatacacacacacacacacacacatttaacctAAGTTGTATGGTACATGATCAACACACAAAATTGGTTGTGTTTCTAGACACCAGGaatgaacaatttaaaaatgaaattgagaagacaattccatttacagtaacatccaaaagaataaaatacccagaaataaacttaaccaaggaggtaaaagacttgtatgccaaaaactacaaaaaaaaaaaaaaaaaaaaactgaactaaaGAAGGCCAAGATACATAAGAAGAAATCCcacgttcatggattggaagatttaatattattaagatggCAATCCTACtaaaagcaatctataggtttACTACAATCTCTGACAAAATCCAATGTCATTTTTAAGTAatagaaaatatgattttcaaattCATGTGGAATTTCAAAGAGCCTGAGTAGCcaaaaaaatcctgaaataaaACGTTGAAGGAtttcctaatttcaaaacttattacaatGTTAAAGTAATCCAAACAGTGCACTACTGACATAAGGATAGACATATAAGCCAACAGAATAAAATTGAGAGTCTAAAAATAAACCCATAGATATGTGGCCTAttgattttcaataaatgttcaagaccattcaatggagaaataattATGTCTTAACCACATGGtactgggacaactggatatcaacatgcaaaagaatgaaggtggacccttatctcacaccatatacaaaaaattaactcaaaatggattgatgAACTGAATATAAGAACTTAAGTCATAGATCTCTTATAAGAAAACAGGTAAatcatgaccttggatttggcaaCAGATTCTTAGCTATGACACCAAAATCatgaacaacagaagaaaaaaacagataagttggaccttttttttttcccagctgtgCCACTTGACATGTGGGGTCTTCGTTCCTTAACCAGGTAGGGAGTATCAACtgccagaccaccagggaagttgcaaGTTGGACTTCTTTAAAACTAAATACTTTTGTGAGTCAAAGAacattatcaagaaagtgaaaagccaacctatagaatgggagaaaatatttgcaaatcatatatatgataaggGTCTAGTAtcctgaatatataaagaactcataactcaacagcaaaaaggAACAGTCTAATTCTAAGATGAACCAAGggcttaaatagacatttctcaaaagaagatgtGCAAATGGATTAACGAGCAcctgaaaagaagctcaacagcATTAGGTAAATTATAAGCGCAATGAGATACTGCTTCAAACCCATAGGGATGgctaaatcagaaaagaaaagagagagaatagtaagtgttggggaggatgtggagaaattagaaactCATACATTACTGGTTGGAACATAATATGGTTCAGCTGCTGTGGAAAccgtttggcagttcctcaaaaagctaaacatagaattaccatatgacccagcacgATGACTAATTTTGTGTGTCAAGCCatggtgcccagatatttggttaaacacTAGTCTAGATGTCACTAAGAAGttattttttagatgagattaagAATTAAATCAGTAGACTATGAGTAAAGCAGACCCACACTCTGTAATGTGAGTAGGTTTCATCCAGTCAGTTGAAAACCTTGAGAAAAAAGGACTGAGATGTCCCCTGaaagaggggcttctctggtgactcagcagttaaagaatttgtctgcagtgcAAGAAACAAAGgatacacaggttcgatccctgggttgggaagataccctgtagGAGAAAATAgcaatgcactccaatattcttgcctggagaatcccatggagagagcagccttgcaggctacagtccatagggtcgcaaagacgtgagcacaactgagcgactgagcacacacatcccctaaagtaaaagaaatctgCCTTGAGACTGTCTTTGTACTCAAGCTGCAACTTCAAcccttccctgggtctccaggctGGCCTACGTGCAGAATCCAAAGCTACGAGCCCCTACAATCACATGCACCAGTTCCTTAAGATCAAtcagtcattttctttctctgtatatatataaatacatatataatatacacatatccttttgattctgtttctctacaGAACCCTAACTAATTCatccagcagttctactcctaGATATATACTTGAACTGAATGGAAACTGAACAGATACTTTTATGCCAAAGATCTCTACAGCATTATTTACCAGAGCCCAAAAGTGGAAACATGCTAAGTGCTCAtcaaaaatgaatggataaacatggTCTTcctggtagtacagtggataagaattcacctcccaatgcaacagacatggattcgatctctggtccaggaagactccacatgctgcagagcaactaaagcctgcatgccacaactactgaaacctgtgcatctagagtctgtgctctgcaacaagagaagccaccgcaatgagaagcccatgcactgcaccgaagagtagcctccactcaccacaactagagaaagcccttgtgcagcaatgaagacccagcacaaccaaaactaagctaattaattttttacaaagatgagtggataaacaaaatgcttTCTTCTTGATGCCCTGAGTGCAAGACTCAGTGCTTAGACCTTGTAGATATTCAGGAAACACTTATCAAATGTACAGTTAACATTGTGGTGGTACCTGGCTCAGTTGTCATCTCCCCCTTTTAGGCACACAAGCCATGCCCCCTCTCTTTTCTCTGGGGTACCATCAGTGCCGCTGGAACTACGAAGATGAGCAGGATGTAAAGGCGGTGGATGCAGGATTTGATGAACATAACATTCCTTATGATGTCATGTGGCTGGACATAGAGCACACAGAAGGCAAGAGGTACTTCACCTGGGACAAGAAAAGATTCCCAAACCCCAAAAGGATGCAAGATCTGCTCAGAAGCAAAAAACGTAAGGTAAAATAagccagtgggcttcccaggtggcacaagtggtaaagaacccgcctgccaacgtaggagatataagagacgcaggtttgttccctgggttaggaagatcccctggaggaaggcatggcaatccactccagtattcttgcctggagaatcccatggacagagaagtctagcaggctacagtccatggggtcgcaaaaagctgcacacaactgatgtgacttagcatgcatatacgCACAAGACAGCATTCTGAACCTTTTCAttgcaaagcatttaaaaatgtttaagttgCCTTGGCACATTAGTGAACGAGAACCATCTTGTAAAAAAATGGCTGGAAAATAGTACTTTCAAGTGTAACTGTAATTGTGATCATAGAAAAGCTTTGGTGAAAAGGTAATAATGCTATCCATCCCTGCCTTATTGGGTCTAGGTCCCCATAAGGATGAAGGGGCCTACCATTCAGTTCCATTCACTGTGACCAGTGACTAATGTGATGGGTGCACCTCACACAAAATTTGATGTCAAGATTGATGATATCACACTAGCACCAAAAGGGTATGAAAATGTTCATTAGTCCCATAGTGAGGGATTTTAGGGGTGCAGAGCTGCTTCCAAGCGCCTCTGAAAATGGCCTAAGAGAGCTGGGAAAGGAGACAGGCTCAGGTTTTAAGGTGGTTACAGTGTTGAACTGGGGTGAGGGTGCGTGCACTAGGGCTTGTGTGGTTTGAACTTCTTATTGGCCCCAAAGAAGGAAGCATCAGGGCTTTGTCAGCATGCAAGATGTGGGCAGAAGGGTAAAGGGGCCTGAAGATGTGGTGGGGCTTGAAGCTCTTAACAGTCGGTCAGAAATGGAGTCAGATTCTTTAGTACACTATTTTTCCTGCATGCTTCCCTGATGGACTTTACCTGTCCCTGTGGCCaaggaaaaaactaaaatagaaaacaaggaCGAGGAGACGGCACTGGAAAGTATGTAATGcaggtgtggtggtggtggtggtggtcatgaCAATAATGAAGAgagtgaaggagaaaaagaacagaggaaaaagggaagaatcCCATATGTATCTCATGAACAGATCCCTCAGTCCCTCTCCGTGAAATTCAAGTTGCCTTTTTAACCCATTATATTGTTCCCCAGGCCTTTTACAAATGTTCGAAGCCAATGCTGTTAACTCTTAATCTTccaattaataaacatttattggtGTTTATTATGGAAGCAGCCCAAAAGCtaactgacagatgaatagataaaggaaatgtggtatatacatataatacaaaaTTTCTCAACCTTTAAAAGGGAGGCCGTTTGGATACATGctactacaacatgaatgaactttgaggacattatgctgagtgaaataagcccatcactaaaagacaaatactatatgatttcagtAATCTGTAATATCTAAAGCAGTCAAAATCATAGCGACAGAAAGGAAAAGGGTAGTTGTCAAGGGCTAGAGAGGAGGTGGCAATGGGAAGTTGtttttaatgggtatagagtttcagttttacaagatgaaaagagttgtAGACATTGactgtacaacattgtgaatgcacCATTGAACTGCAaggtctcctatgtctcctgcattgcaggcagattctttatctgcatGCTTAAAACTGGTGAAGatagtgaattttatgttatgtatatcttaccacattttaatatttttaaagttttttagcAATGGAGAATTAAACATCAGTGTATAGAGTAGATTTTAACAGACATGAAGGATGATTATTAGAAGATTATTCTAGCCAGATAGATGGTTTTCAGGCCCTCAAGTAGGTGACAGTGATGGTATTAGACGGGCAAGGAGAGATGCTAAAGATGCTAAAGACCTGGGGCTCTGATCATAGCTCTTTTCAAACCTCCTTCctaaatgcttccctggtggctcagatggtaaagaatctgcctgtaatgcaggaaacctggatttgatccctgggtcaggaagatgccctggagaagggaatgacaaccattccagtattcttgtctgaaaaatcccagggacagaggagcctggtgggctacagtccatggggtcacaaagagttgaacatgattgagcAATTAACACTCCACTACTTCCTAAATATGGCTGTACCATTGGATTTGCGGgggttctgtttgttttttaaataattctcttttctttaatgtttGCGTTTGTGTTATCTTAGCCTCTTAGGTATCCAGGGAGCAGAGACCTTGCCTACTTAATCCTTGTGTAAAGCACTCAGCACCACAGAGAGAGAATCTTAATAAATGTGATCTTTAGAACATGTATTAGAAGGACAGTAATTACTGTGAAAAAGAATAGACCTGGTTTTGATATCAAGTTATATTCCCATGAGCACATAAAAGGTGATAGGATTTTACTGGTGTCAGTAATAGTAGTTGTCATGGGCTTCCCCGTTGGCTTggcag
This sequence is a window from Odocoileus virginianus isolate 20LAN1187 ecotype Illinois chromosome 6, Ovbor_1.2, whole genome shotgun sequence. Protein-coding genes within it:
- the GANC gene encoding neutral alpha-glucosidase C isoform X9 is translated as MESAEKEEISVEDEAVDKSIFKDCSKIAFYRRQKQLLSKKSTYQALLDSVTIGKDSARFQIINEPAKVPLLAEVCGIEGNIFRLKINEEIPLKPRYEVPDVLTSKLTTVRLTSCPGDTGSLVLASGKGDLKCHIMANPFKVDLVSEEEVVMSINSLGQLYFEQLQIPPKQRTTKKNEEDASTDTTQENQEELGLWEEKFENFVDVKVNGPASIGLDFSLHGFEHLYGIPQHAESHQLKNTSDGDAYRLYNLDVYGYKIHDKMGIYGSVPYLLAHKLGRTLGIFWLNASETLVEIKTEPAVKYTLTQMGPVAAKQKVGSRTDVHWMSESGIIDVFLLTGPTPSDVFKQYSYLTGTQAMPPLFSLGYHQCRWNYEDEQDVKAVDAGFDEHNIPYDVMWLDIEHTEGKSLWSLVTPTSRLTPTTQCMLRPKNRAFL
- the GANC gene encoding neutral alpha-glucosidase C isoform X7, whose translation is MESAEKEEISVEDEAVDKSIFKDCSKIAFYRRQKQLLSKKSTYQALLDSVTIGKDSARFQIINEPAKVPLLAEVCGIEGNIFRLKINEEIPLKPRYEVPDVLTSKLTTVRLTSCPGDTGSLVLASGKGDLKCHIMANPFKVDLVSEEEVVMSINSLGQLYFEQLQIPPKQRTTKKNEEDASTDTTQENQEELGLWEEKFENFVDVKVNGPASIGLDFSLHGFEHLYGIPQHAESHQLKNTSDGDAYRLYNLDVYGYKIHDKMGIYGSVPYLLAHKLGRTLGIFWLNASETLVEIKTEPAVKYTLTQMGPVAAKQKVGSRTDVHWMSESGIIDVFLLTGPTPSDVFKQYSYLTGTQAMPPLFSLGYHQCRWNYEDEQDVKAVDAGFDEHNIPYDVMWLDIEHTEGKRYFTWDKKRFPNPKRMQDLLRSKKRKLVVISDPHIKIDPNYSVYAKAKEQGFFVRNHEGGDFEGVCWPGVLS
- the GANC gene encoding neutral alpha-glucosidase C isoform X8, which encodes MESAEKEEISVEDEAVDKSIFKDCSKIAFYRRQKQLLSKKSTYQALLDSVTIGKDSARFQIINEPAKVPLLAEVCGIEGNIFRLKINEEIPLKPRYEVPDVLTSKLTTVRLTSCPGDTGSLVLASGKGDLKCHIMANPFKVDLVSEEEVVMSINSLGQLYFEQLQIPPKQRTTKKNEEDASTDTTQENQEELGLWEEKFENFVDVKVNGPASIGLDFSLHGFEHLYGIPQHAESHQLKNTSDGDAYRLYNLDVYGYKIHDKMGIYGSVPYLLAHKLGRTLGIFWLNASETLVEIKTEPAVKYTLTQMGPVAAKQKVGSRTDVHWMSESGIIDVFLLTGPTPSDVFKQYSYLTGTQAMPPLFSLGYHQCRWNYEDEQDVKAVDAGFDEHNIPYDVMWLDIEHTEGKRYFTWDKKRFPNPKRMQDLLRSKKRKLVVISDPHIKIDPNYSVYAKAKEQGFFVRNHEGGDFEGVCWPGIY